ACCAGTCCGGCACGTTCACCGGCAGCGATCCCGAAGCACCGACACGGCCGACGGTGGCAGAGGAGCTACTGTGGAATCTCGAGGAGCGTACGGATTTGCAGAATTCGGAAGAGTTAGCGTTTGCAGAGTTGTAGAGATCGGATTCGTCGAATTCAAAGGTGGAATCGGAGAGTGAATCTCTGTCTACGGCAGGGAGAAAACGATAGGTAGCTCGGCGAACGTTGGCGGCCatgagaaaataaagaattgaGCCAATACGATTCGGAATTGGTTTGAACTACCAGGCTCTTCGCCACAGTACTGTGTTGGTTTCTTCCAAGTGCTTTTATaaaggtgaaagaaaaaaagaaaaaagaaaattgttgagTTTTGTTTGCTTGCGTAAGCATTGTGGATAAGGCATGAGTGGAATGGGTGGGGGGTGGATTTACGAAAGTACCCCGCATTGGAAATAATGGGGTGAATGTGAAAAAGTGAATTGAGGGTTACGAGAAGGATTGAAGAAAGTTGTCGCGGAGCGGGGTTCCACTCACCTGGGCGGGATAGAAAAAAGAGGACAAGGTGGTCCCATTTAGAGGATCGAGAATTGGGACACGTGTGAAGCGTGGGAAGGATGGTAATGAATTGGGTTGGATTAAGTGCACAaccctttcatatttttatttccagCTGACTACAACTGTATCTCAATTGTCCTCTCAAATGCGACATCCATCACCACCATCTTTAtcctttcaaatttttatattataatatttatttatttattttatttggtagattaaaattaataattaatgactttcaattgagttatatatttttGCATAAGAATAGTTTACCTAGTTTAGGGCATTAGCCTACGTTGTTTGATGTGTTTGATGTGGTAGCAATTTGGGTTGATTGGTTGAACTAAGAAGTAAAAAAGTAGTTTAAGATCGATGTAACTTTAATTATTGATATGTTGAATATGTGCCCTACTTTTGATAGTGATTTGTAGAAGTGATATATAAGGTGAtgtgaatataataaaattgaaagcaTAAGCATCTCGTCCACCACTTTAGCTTCACAAGTGAGACTCCATGAATCATAGTAGCCtccttttcacatttttctaaAGCCATTTCCATTACTTTACTTTTAAATGCAACTGAGTGCATTAAGAATGTCTTAACTAGCTGTCCAAAAAGAGTATAACCAAAATAATATTCCAACCACaatttatatcttttttcttttttttatatcgtGAGATTTGTATCTAAAGATCAATGACTCTGCCCCTTTCtcacttttctcttttttatatttcatttcgTATTATATATATCATGTATTACTGTATACTTTTTATTCTATCACATCaactaaattaaattcaaaattataacttatttattttcttttttctttaattcaacaagtgaaataacttaattttctattatatttttttcactccttaattttaataaaagattatttttttaattattaatatatatatatatatatatatatatatatatatatatatatatatatatatatatatatatatatatgaataaatactccacacttaaaaatattatttcagaGATGAAGAGGAACAAATT
This region of Vigna unguiculata cultivar IT97K-499-35 chromosome 5, ASM411807v1, whole genome shotgun sequence genomic DNA includes:
- the LOC114183769 gene encoding uncharacterized protein LOC114183769; translation: MAANVRRATYRFLPAVDRDSLSDSTFEFDESDLYNSANANSSEFCKSVRSSRFHSSSSATVGRVGASGSLPVNVPDWSKILGNEYGQSRRRNYDYEEAQSDEEEGGGRVPPHEFLAKTRIASLSVHEGVGRTLKGRDLSRVRNAIWAKTGFQD